In one Candidatus Nitronereus thalassa genomic region, the following are encoded:
- a CDS encoding HU family DNA-binding protein — translation MKERCSFIAVSHHFPYGKSLIHDPSRRGAMTKAHLIEKVTEKATTLSRRDAEKVVNCIFDSIRDALKKGEKTEIRGFGSFRLRIRRTKDGRNPKTGETVAVPEKRMPFFKAGKEIKELLNSD, via the coding sequence ATAAAGGAACGCTGTTCCTTCATTGCTGTTTCACACCACTTCCCGTATGGAAAGAGTCTCATACATGATCCGTCAAGGAGAGGCGCAATGACGAAAGCACACTTGATTGAAAAAGTCACCGAAAAAGCCACAACATTAAGTCGGCGGGATGCTGAAAAGGTGGTGAATTGCATTTTCGATTCGATTCGTGATGCATTAAAGAAAGGCGAAAAAACGGAAATTCGTGGCTTCGGAAGTTTTCGCTTGCGTATCAGGCGGACCAAGGATGGTCGCAACCCAAAGACAGGTGAAACCGTCGCTGTACCAGAAAAGCGCATGCCATTTTTCAAGGCAGGGAAAGAAATTAAAGAGTTGCTGAATAGCGACTAG
- the sppA gene encoding signal peptide peptidase SppA: MSEETTQRSKPSRWRRIFWMLAGALMLTILGKTLIPDLAAVGQERIALIRIEGPILDSQATVRELKQFGEDPLVKAIVLRIDSPGGGVAPSQEIYNAVKRVRKDNHKTIVTSMGTVAASGGYYIAVASDRILANPGSLTGSIGVIMQLANFQELMEKIGIKNTVIKSGRYKDVGSPFRPMSEDEQSYLQAVMDDAHRQFIEAVAEGRSLDIADVEVLADGRIFTGQQAKDVLLVDELGDLQQAIKLAADMSGMKDHPYVIENQKPFSFREILGSRLLGDTSLLPIPTGLNLMYFMAL; encoded by the coding sequence ATGTCTGAAGAAACCACCCAACGGTCAAAGCCCTCTCGCTGGCGTCGCATATTTTGGATGCTGGCGGGAGCTTTGATGTTGACCATCCTCGGTAAGACTTTGATCCCCGATCTTGCTGCCGTTGGGCAGGAACGCATTGCCCTCATCAGAATTGAAGGGCCAATTCTTGATTCTCAGGCAACCGTCAGAGAACTCAAACAATTTGGGGAAGACCCTCTGGTCAAAGCCATTGTCCTCCGCATTGATAGCCCTGGTGGAGGGGTGGCGCCCTCGCAAGAAATCTACAATGCCGTGAAGCGGGTACGGAAAGACAATCATAAGACGATTGTCACCTCCATGGGCACAGTCGCTGCCTCCGGCGGCTATTATATTGCCGTGGCTTCTGACCGGATTTTGGCCAATCCCGGATCATTAACGGGAAGCATTGGAGTCATCATGCAATTGGCAAACTTCCAAGAACTCATGGAAAAAATTGGCATTAAAAATACGGTCATTAAAAGTGGTCGCTATAAAGACGTGGGGTCTCCGTTTCGTCCTATGAGCGAGGATGAGCAGTCATATCTCCAAGCCGTAATGGATGATGCCCACCGTCAATTTATTGAAGCCGTCGCTGAGGGGCGGTCTCTGGATATTGCGGATGTGGAGGTGTTGGCAGATGGGCGAATTTTTACCGGCCAACAAGCCAAGGATGTTTTATTAGTGGATGAGCTTGGGGACCTGCAACAAGCCATTAAGCTCGCTGCGGACATGAGTGGTATGAAAGACCATCCGTATGTCATCGAAAACCAGAAACCTTTTTCTTTTAGAGAGATCCTCGGCAGTCGGTTATTGGGGGATACTTCCTTACTGCCTATTCCCACGGGGCTTAACCTCATGTATTTCATGGCGCTGTAA
- a CDS encoding 30S ribosomal protein S1, with the protein MSTMSNPIIEEEFDEATLAAMYEDTFRNFEEGTITEGRVVAIQKDRVIVDIGYKSEGVIPMNQFLPDEIPTLAIGDKLQVYIEQREDSDGNLVLSKEKADKMKIWEELEVSHQEEKEVQGKVISRIKGGMMVDIGVKAFLPGSQIDLTPVRDLDGLVGKTFPFKIIKINHRRGNVVISRRALLEETRDKKRQTTLATLAEGQKIEGTVKNITDYGAFLDLGGIDGLLHITDISWGRVGHPSDMFSVGDRLEVLVLKYDKETGRISLGLKQKSADPWMDIAAKYPEGNRVAGKVVSLTDYGAFVELEPGVEGLVHVSEMSWTHEVRHPSRVVAVGDAIDAQVLHVDQQGRKISLGMKQTAPNPWDIIQARYPVGTRIEGKVKSVTDFGAFIGLDEGIDGLIHISDMSWTKHIKHPSELFKKTQRVEAVILRIDKEKERLSLGYKQLTPDPWESEIPSRYQVGATTTGTVAKIADFGVFVELEGDVEGLIHISETGQDSQSKLEEVFKIGDTITAKVVKVDIEERKIALSVREYSQETDTQDLEAFNSSQGSVDHSLGRAAKNKEGTAEPENE; encoded by the coding sequence ATGAGCACTATGTCCAACCCCATTATTGAAGAAGAATTTGACGAAGCGACACTAGCCGCAATGTATGAAGACACCTTCCGGAACTTTGAGGAAGGGACTATCACGGAAGGCCGCGTCGTGGCCATCCAAAAAGACCGTGTGATTGTCGATATTGGTTATAAGTCGGAAGGTGTGATTCCTATGAATCAATTCCTTCCCGATGAAATCCCCACCTTGGCGATTGGTGACAAGCTTCAGGTGTATATTGAACAGCGTGAAGATTCCGACGGGAATCTGGTTTTGTCTAAGGAAAAAGCGGACAAAATGAAAATATGGGAAGAGTTGGAAGTTTCCCATCAGGAAGAAAAAGAAGTACAAGGAAAAGTCATCTCCCGAATCAAGGGAGGCATGATGGTCGATATTGGGGTCAAAGCCTTCCTCCCAGGTTCACAAATTGACTTAACCCCAGTCAGAGATCTCGATGGCCTCGTGGGCAAAACCTTTCCCTTTAAAATCATTAAAATTAATCATCGCCGCGGCAATGTCGTCATCTCACGGCGCGCGTTGCTAGAAGAAACCCGTGACAAAAAACGACAAACTACTCTCGCCACCTTGGCGGAAGGGCAGAAAATCGAAGGGACCGTGAAAAACATCACGGACTACGGAGCATTCTTGGATCTTGGCGGTATCGATGGACTCTTACATATTACGGATATTTCATGGGGCCGTGTTGGGCATCCTTCAGATATGTTCTCCGTAGGAGATCGCCTGGAAGTCTTAGTGTTAAAATATGACAAGGAAACGGGAAGAATTTCTCTTGGCCTCAAGCAGAAATCCGCCGATCCGTGGATGGACATTGCCGCTAAATATCCAGAAGGAAACCGTGTCGCCGGAAAGGTCGTGAGTTTGACAGATTATGGCGCATTCGTGGAACTCGAGCCTGGCGTCGAAGGTCTCGTCCATGTTTCGGAAATGTCCTGGACCCATGAGGTCCGGCATCCCTCTCGCGTGGTGGCCGTTGGTGATGCCATCGATGCACAGGTCCTCCACGTCGATCAACAAGGCCGGAAGATCTCTCTTGGTATGAAACAAACCGCCCCCAATCCTTGGGATATTATTCAAGCCCGATATCCAGTGGGAACCCGCATCGAGGGCAAAGTCAAAAGCGTGACAGACTTTGGAGCTTTTATCGGCTTAGACGAAGGCATTGATGGGTTGATTCACATTTCGGATATGTCCTGGACCAAGCACATCAAGCATCCCTCCGAGTTATTCAAAAAAACCCAACGAGTAGAAGCTGTCATTCTGAGAATTGATAAAGAAAAAGAGCGTCTCTCCCTTGGCTACAAACAACTCACACCTGATCCTTGGGAATCAGAAATTCCTTCGCGCTACCAAGTGGGTGCCACCACCACTGGAACCGTGGCCAAAATAGCGGATTTTGGCGTGTTCGTCGAGTTGGAGGGAGATGTCGAAGGGCTGATTCATATTAGTGAAACCGGCCAGGATAGCCAAAGCAAACTGGAAGAAGTGTTTAAAATTGGCGATACCATCACGGCCAAAGTCGTGAAAGTTGATATTGAAGAACGAAAAATTGCGCTCAGTGTGCGTGAATACTCGCAAGAAACGGACACACAGGATCTTGAAGCCTTCAACAGCTCACAGGGCAGTGTCGACCATAGTCTTGGACGAGCCGCAAAGAACAAAGAAGGAACTGCCGAACCCGAGAATGAGTAA
- a CDS encoding lysophospholipid acyltransferase family protein yields the protein MSTLVYGILWVLCRCLSALFLRYRTKGTGYIPRKGGVLLAANHASYADIPLLGCGVWRRLFYVGRANLFPNRIINWIIRSLGWIPLRTERWDRKAFQQVIELLNAGKAVVIFPEGTRTPDGTLQPGKPGIGMIVAETQCPVIPVYLHGTYEVLPTGASMLRPHPVSVTFGQPIDFRQDKERLEGKALYKQISQTVMDRIADLRGVGQSATPAL from the coding sequence GTGAGCACCCTTGTCTATGGGATCTTGTGGGTCCTCTGTCGATGCCTGAGTGCCTTGTTCCTTCGCTATCGAACGAAAGGTACTGGATATATTCCCCGTAAGGGGGGAGTTCTTTTAGCCGCCAACCATGCGAGCTATGCGGATATCCCATTACTCGGGTGTGGGGTATGGCGACGTCTTTTCTATGTCGGACGCGCCAATTTATTCCCGAATCGGATAATAAACTGGATCATTCGTTCTTTGGGTTGGATTCCCCTAAGGACGGAGCGTTGGGATCGGAAAGCCTTCCAACAGGTCATTGAGTTACTCAACGCCGGGAAGGCTGTGGTCATTTTTCCCGAAGGGACGAGAACGCCGGATGGAACCCTTCAACCTGGCAAACCCGGAATTGGAATGATTGTGGCGGAGACCCAATGTCCCGTGATTCCGGTGTACCTTCACGGGACGTATGAAGTGTTGCCAACCGGGGCCTCTATGTTACGCCCCCATCCGGTATCAGTGACCTTCGGGCAGCCCATAGACTTCCGTCAGGACAAGGAACGACTTGAGGGGAAAGCCCTCTATAAACAGATTAGTCAAACTGTCATGGACCGGATTGCTGATTTACGTGGCGTGGGCCAATCAGCAACGCCGGCATTATAA
- the cmk gene encoding (d)CMP kinase encodes MKASAQTRRLVITIDGPAGAGKSTTARALATQLGYIYLDTGALYRAVAWKANTAGVDCSDTIAMKNLLQHMDLHVTLEDTTTRTLVDSQDVTPYLRTPEVTRIASTVAAMPEVREWLLPIQQRFGQTGGIVVEGRDMGTRVFPNADVKFFLQADLNTRTARRYQESRQAGHEDNQQQIRDQIQARDARDQSRNIAPLIPATDAVMIDSSSRSVEEVVATMLESISARL; translated from the coding sequence GTGAAGGCGTCTGCCCAAACGCGACGTTTAGTGATTACCATTGATGGCCCAGCTGGCGCAGGGAAAAGTACCACTGCCCGCGCATTGGCCACTCAATTGGGTTACATTTATTTAGATACCGGCGCGTTGTATCGCGCGGTGGCGTGGAAAGCAAACACCGCCGGGGTTGATTGTTCAGACACAATAGCCATGAAGAATCTCTTGCAACACATGGACTTGCATGTCACATTGGAAGACACAACCACGAGGACCCTCGTAGACTCTCAAGATGTGACTCCCTATCTTCGCACTCCTGAGGTCACACGGATCGCTTCAACCGTCGCAGCCATGCCGGAAGTGAGAGAATGGTTATTACCCATTCAGCAACGGTTTGGCCAAACCGGAGGGATTGTCGTTGAAGGAAGGGATATGGGAACGCGAGTCTTCCCAAATGCCGATGTGAAATTTTTTTTACAAGCCGATCTGAATACGCGCACCGCACGACGATACCAGGAAAGTCGCCAAGCAGGCCATGAAGATAATCAACAACAAATTCGTGACCAAATTCAGGCTCGTGATGCCCGCGATCAGTCGCGAAATATCGCACCCTTGATTCCCGCGACCGATGCCGTGATGATTGATTCTTCATCTAGGAGTGTTGAAGAAGTCGTGGCCACCATGTTGGAGTCCATTTCGGCTCGCTTGTGA
- the aroA gene encoding 3-phosphoshikimate 1-carboxyvinyltransferase: MNSLTITPRGSLRGTIHVPGDKSITHRALILSALGEGSATIRGYCRGQDCLNTLTALQQLGIFIQIETDQVQVSGKGLWGLTEPTEPLDCGNSGTGLRLLTGVLAGQQFFSVLTGDASLRSRPMGRIVKPLQQMGAHIQGRKGGELAPLAVTGSPLKGIDYLSPVSSAQIKSSVLLAGLFAEGETRFTEPLQSRDHTERMFRFLGIPFSTEGNTIRVTGRPSFQTKDLFVPGDLSAAAFFIVGASIVPDSEVRIPNIGLNPARTGILDILQQMGANIRIEKPREESGEPVGDLVVRTAQLRGISIGASQVPKTIDEFPIFCVAAAMAEGQTTVTGAEELRVKETDRIKAMATELQKLHVDIQETPDGFIVQGGSKIQGGRCTSYGDHRVAMAIAIAALTASSPTKIEDTDCIETSFPGFHDKLLELLTNSN; the protein is encoded by the coding sequence ATGAATTCTTTGACCATTACACCCAGAGGTTCGCTCAGAGGAACGATTCACGTTCCCGGTGATAAGTCCATTACCCATCGGGCATTAATCTTAAGCGCCCTGGGTGAGGGATCCGCCACGATCAGAGGATATTGTCGAGGACAAGATTGCCTGAATACGCTTACGGCACTGCAACAGTTGGGAATTTTCATTCAGATCGAAACCGACCAGGTCCAGGTTTCCGGGAAAGGGTTATGGGGCCTTACCGAACCAACGGAACCTTTAGATTGTGGAAATTCCGGCACCGGACTAAGGCTTCTCACCGGCGTCTTGGCTGGACAACAGTTTTTTTCTGTGTTGACGGGGGACGCTTCACTGCGCAGCCGCCCGATGGGACGCATCGTGAAACCCCTTCAACAGATGGGTGCTCACATTCAAGGACGAAAAGGGGGGGAATTAGCGCCATTGGCCGTCACAGGAAGTCCTCTGAAGGGAATCGATTACCTATCACCCGTCTCAAGCGCACAGATTAAATCCTCGGTGTTATTGGCTGGACTGTTTGCAGAGGGGGAAACTCGATTCACTGAACCGCTGCAATCCCGTGACCATACTGAACGAATGTTCCGATTTCTGGGGATCCCCTTTAGTACGGAAGGCAATACGATCCGAGTGACTGGTCGGCCCTCATTTCAGACCAAGGACCTTTTTGTGCCGGGCGATCTTTCCGCCGCAGCCTTCTTTATTGTCGGGGCTTCCATTGTTCCGGATTCCGAGGTTCGCATTCCCAACATAGGCCTCAATCCGGCTCGAACCGGGATTCTCGATATTCTCCAACAAATGGGAGCCAACATTCGGATTGAAAAGCCGCGTGAGGAATCTGGAGAACCGGTTGGCGACCTGGTCGTTCGGACAGCCCAACTTCGTGGTATTTCCATAGGAGCTTCCCAAGTACCCAAAACCATTGATGAATTTCCTATTTTTTGCGTAGCGGCAGCCATGGCCGAGGGCCAAACAACAGTGACAGGGGCCGAAGAGCTACGCGTTAAAGAAACCGATCGCATCAAAGCCATGGCCACGGAACTACAAAAGCTCCATGTGGATATCCAAGAGACTCCAGACGGGTTTATTGTCCAGGGTGGCTCGAAAATTCAAGGCGGACGTTGCACTAGTTATGGGGATCACCGAGTGGCCATGGCCATAGCCATAGCGGCATTAACAGCCTCCTCACCCACCAAAATCGAAGATACCGATTGCATCGAAACCTCTTTTCCTGGATTTCATGACAAACTATTGGAATTATTGACAAATTCCAATTGA